GGCTGTGCTTAAAGCTTGGTAAACGAATTTGTTTTGCTTATACAAActctttatttgaaaaaaaaaaagaaaaaaaaaaagaaaagagtataAGATAAGAGTAGGCTACCAACCTTACATTTAACTTCCTTTCCAACTTCCAACTTCCAAATCCCAATTTTGCCTTCTGGATCAAGTGAACTTAATGACCAATCTACCCCTCTTTCTCATATTAATTTTCAGAATTGTCATCATCATGTTTTGGGTGTTAACTAAAGTATCTTGCTAAATGACCAAAAACACCATTAGCCTCTTGTAAGTGTCAATTCATTTAAGatcatgcattaaaaaaaattgtaaaatgcaTTTCCAACCTACttaattgaaatccaatatTCTCCAAATTGTCATGGTTTTTAATatccatgaaatttttttatcataaacatcatcaatatatcaaagtattactcaattaaaaaagttgtcaattGCTTAGAGACAATGCGTAGAGAGATCTTCAAATGGATCTTAATTAAGAtgattgaaaagagaaaatttcaaTTGGCCCTCGCCCAATTTTATATGTGATTGTAACTAGAGTTGTTATTTTTTACTCGTCAAGGAATATTGCAAGTATGTTGTATGATTTCGTCACATTTTTTTTGGTCATAGTTATAGCCAATCTGAAAGAATAATTCATTAATCAATCTAATTTCAGTGCTAATCCTTTCTGCATAGCACAAACTCTTATGTTTGGACATGCAAACTTCACATATTGATTGGCTAAAACATTGTATAATGATCATCCATTGTCGATTAATTGGCTATTATTTGATTattagcaataaattttcattgtAGCTCCCTGAAGCAATCTATTCACCCAAGtgtcaaaattaaattaaaggtaCTTGAAATCTTTGCGAAATTTTACCGAACACTCACCAATCAAATTTCACTAATCCTCGCTATTTGTCAATAGACCAATAATCCAAACTTCCTTGTTTCTAGACATGCAAACATAACATACAGATTGGCCAAAACAGTGTATAATTGGTAATAATTTTATCATTGTCAATCGCCAATCGATGACTAAATCAAGTATGGAACTAATTTGTATATTAAAGGGGCAAATAGATACGAATATACAAGTCTAATTTTTGGCTGAATTCcataaaatacaataaaataaaggaaagaaattaaaacaattaattaacaaatgatttttaaaaGCACACGAAGGTAATTTTACATGAGTATGAAAAGGAGGAAATCTTGACCTTCAAATGTCAACAACAAAAAGGTCTATGGTTGTAATATATGTTGCTTACAAGGGTATAATAATAACACAAAACCTTATATAAACCAAGGATGAGCCTCATCTATTGGTACCCAATTCTAACGTacataatacatatttttagaaacaaacacaaagaagATGAGCAACTTTAGCGGCTCCCACAATCTCGTGATGTTCACAATTTGCTTCATGATCTTCACGATCACTGCAACTTCAATGGCCACCGACATCGAGGAAGACCCATTATACGAACTGAATAGCCAAGAAGAAATGGTGCATTTGGCTGGATATGGAGAAGAGAAGCTCTCCACTGTGCTAGTCACTGGTTCGGTTCATTGTCAGGCTTGCCTGCATGGTCATGAAGCTCAACTTACTGAATGGCCCATATCAGGTCAGTAAAAGATCATTATATTGCATGCTATGTTTCAGTTATAATTTGAtcataatcttcttcttcttcttcttttttcttgtaataCTTTCCCTTGTAAATGGTATGCTTTAATACTTATCCTTGTAATACTTTCTTTTGAtcataatcttcttcttcttcttctttcttttaatacTTGCCCTTGTAAATGGTATGCTTTAGTGCTTTGTGAAGTTATATTTATCactattttttgtattaattgTTTGAAGGTCACATAATGGAAAATTAAGCTAATTAGCAAAACTTCTTGGAACCTTTGATACTTAATGCACTACTAGCTAGTTAATTTTGACCCTCTAGCATAATTCCTTCAGTTCATGTTTTTCATGCTTGTCCTCATATCATATTACAATGATTTCCTGCATGTTGCTTTTTATATATTGGTTAGAGAATGCAAATTTTACGTCTTTTCCTAGTATTTTATGTTAGGATAAGAGGATGTAGGAGTATGAAATAGAGAGCAAGTActtgaaaaatgttttaagGTTTAGTTTTCTGAGTGTTGAGTGCTTGTTGTACTGAATTATTATTGcttccaaaatattaataatgaaaGTAATAATTTAAGGTGTTCCTTAAGGTCACATGCCAGCCCGGCCAAAACCCAGTAGTTTGCTAGTTTCATATTATAGTAAAGGCTTGTGCCCATGTAATTTGCTCCGCCAGATTGTGCAGAGAACAGTTCTTTAAAGCGTTTAACGTTGAATCTTCATATATGCATGGATTGGTTTATAAGTAATTATAACATCTATTGTTGTAATTTGCAgtgtctttcttttcttttcttttcttactacttatctctttttctttttctttctctttttctttttctttatttctttttctttttcttgtttttttctttttctttatttcttttttaaaattcgaGTTATAGAACAATATTGAGAATGAGAATTTGAAGTTTGATATATCCCTCttccctctctttcttctttttctaaagAAGCGAAAAAAAACGTGTACATAAAAACGGAGATCCCACATCAATAGCAACATCTCTCAATAAATATTGATACATAAAATAATTCTGATTTAAATGAAAAGCAGAAACATTATTTTGAGTTTATGATTTCTCGAAATGTATATAATTATGCTGAAAACAACCACCTCCCTCTCCCAAAGAATACAGACAATAAAATGAAGAAGCCACGTTCGTAGGGGCCTCTctcaataaattttcaaaaaataaagaataacaCCGATCTAAATGAAAAGCATAAACATAATTTGCATGTATGATTTTTTGTCAAGGATTAATTATTCTGAAAACAACCATTCAATTTGTAGGAGTTGAAAAGGATGTATTAGTTGAATTTAATATaagattattataaaattaaagttGAGCATAAAGCAGAAACATAATTtgcatgtataattttttttcaaggattAATTATTCTGAAAACAACCATTCAATTGTAGGAGTTGAAAAGGATGTATCAGTTGAATTTAATACaagattattataaaattaaagttGAGTATATATATTGGGTCCCAGTATACTATGACCAATGAAAGAGATTTATAATCGAAGGTCCCAATATTTAACTTTGCCCTCTGTACACAAAGATAATATGCATTGTCAAGAAAAGCTTAGTAATTTTGTACGATTTACAAAATGAGAAGAACTAGGTTTAAATCTCCCTTCCTTCACTTGTCATAagccccacacacacacaaggacAAGGTGCACTCTTCAATTCATCATGATTATGGGTGCGCACatcattattatcatcatcaccatcatgtGGTTTAAAATCTGCAGGTGCTTTGGTCGTTGTTAATTGCCATAAAAGTGGAAAGAGGAGCAGATCAAGATGGGAACAGGTTAGAACAGATGAATTTGGAGATTTCACTGTTGATCTTCCTTCCCAACTTCATTCAATTCCCAACTTGGAACAAAAATGTTCTGTTAAAGTTCTGAGAATACCAAAGAACTCACCCTGTCAACCAGCTTACGTCAAGAAACAAAAGGGACTAAAACTATTATCACTTGGGAATGGCATCCGTACTTACAGTGCCGGAACGATTAGATTCATGGATTTGACTTCTAGACCTTTGCAAGCATGCATGAATAAGAATGGTAACAAAGAGATGCAATGATAGATATCTAATTGATAAGCAGATAGGGATCAGAACCATGGCTCATTATTTTGGATGGCACTTTAGTCACAGCATTGAGTTAACAAGAGTTTCGTCCCTCTCTATCGGTTGTATAAGATGCACAGGTATGGAGGAAAGCAATAACATATGTAGCATGTGTGTACAGAATGTTCTCATAAAGCAAGCTATGAGCTGATAAATACCATGTGGATGATACTATTAGAGTTCTTCcacaaaagaaatagaaataatcgAGTTGTAGAGTCAATAAGAGAATTACTTGAGAATAAACAGTTTCTGGATTTTCTGCAATCATTACATTTCTAAAGAAACATCAATGTAAACCAACCAAAGAAATTTTGCACCCAAGACTTATTAATGGGAAGAAAACATGGCAGATGCACCCACCAGTAAAACCTTGAATGCATTACGAATTTAAAAACCAATCAGGACTCTTCCACAACCTTTTGCTCAGCTCCAGAAACAATGTACTTTGCAACATCAGCACAGCAAGTAAGCTTATCAGCTTTCTCGTCAGGGATATCAAGGGAGAATTCTTGCTCAAAAGCCATAACGAGCTCTACCCTGTCTAAGCTGTCCAGGCTTAAGTCTTTCTGAAAATCCGCTGTTTTAGTAACCTGTTTCAAGTGTCAAGTGAAAATAACATATTCCCTCTAATTGTTAgcccttttaaaaataaatctatgtCAAACATAGAACATTATCAAACAAGCACGGTTCTGTATATACCAAAGTAAACAATAGACACAGTCACAGCATAAAAAGTGGTTTattgtttgaaaacaattttaagaTGGACAAATAATACAGTCTATAGTAATATAGGATACCATTCATTACCTTAGAGGCatcaattttatcaaatttcttAACCAGTCCAATCACTCGATCCATTATTTGATCAGGACAAGTCACTGTTGATGAGCACATCTGGCGGCTTAGTTGCTTGAGCACATTCTGCTTCTCAGCTAACAACCAACTTTCAGCTGATCCACTCACCCTAACATGCCTCAAGACGGAAATTCTTATGCTTTGCATGTTCAGGAGAGCTGAAAAGGCCAAATGAATAAACTCATATAACTCTATATCAAGTAAAGGCACACAGATTGAATTGGATAAAGGATATAGGTACCTGAATAATAACTGTTTATCACCAAGACAGAGGTCAATAAAGGAATTAGGAAATCTAAACCAGTTAGGAAGGTTCTCCACATCTAAATTATGCATATCAGTTTTAAGGAATGAGTTTGGCTTGTCTTAACTAGAACTCATGCAAAAACTACAATGTTCTGGCTTCAAGATTAGGCCAAATATGAAACATAGACTCAAATGCAGCTACTAAGGTCCAGCATGTGAAAC
The sequence above is drawn from the Castanea sativa cultivar Marrone di Chiusa Pesio chromosome 5, ASM4071231v1 genome and encodes:
- the LOC142633534 gene encoding acyl carrier protein 3, mitochondrial isoform X2 translates to MQSIRISVLRHVRVSGSAESWLLAEKQNVLKQLSRQMCSSTVTCPDQIMDRVIGLVKKFDKIDASKVTKTADFQKDLSLDSLDRVELVMAFEQEFSLDIPDEKADKLTCCADVAKYIVSGAEQKVVEES
- the LOC142633533 gene encoding uncharacterized protein LOC142633533 gives rise to the protein MSNFSGSHNLVMFTICFMIFTITATSMATDIEEDPLYELNSQEEMVHLAGYGEEKLSTVLVTGSVHCQACLHGHEAQLTEWPISGALVVVNCHKSGKRSRSRWEQVRTDEFGDFTVDLPSQLHSIPNLEQKCSVKVLRIPKNSPCQPAYVKKQKGLKLLSLGNGIRTYSAGTIRFMDLTSRPLQACMNKNGNKEMQ
- the LOC142633534 gene encoding acyl carrier protein 3, mitochondrial isoform X1, with amino-acid sequence MWRTFLTGLDFLIPLLTSVLVINSYYSALLNMQSIRISVLRHVRVSGSAESWLLAEKQNVLKQLSRQMCSSTVTCPDQIMDRVIGLVKKFDKIDASKVTKTADFQKDLSLDSLDRVELVMAFEQEFSLDIPDEKADKLTCCADVAKYIVSGAEQKVVEES